In the genome of Leptospira tipperaryensis, one region contains:
- a CDS encoding DUF1295 domain-containing protein, with protein MLLQILTLMLSAWVVVFVLMTVLWWFGKRANNYAVVDVGWGLCISTAAIVYFWLGDGFPLRTAQITVIVAFWGWRLSLFILVTRVFSGHEDPRYTAFRTEYGDQVDRKFFTNIFQFQGILAVLLSLPFVFPNINENPNTNYFEIFGIALFIFSVLGEAWADFQLNEFKKNAENKGKVCDVGLWRYSRHPNYFFEWLIWVGFGLFSLGSPFGWIGLISPIVMFILLTKVTGVPLNEVGQLKSKGDLYKEYSRKTNAFFPWFPKA; from the coding sequence ATGCTCTTGCAAATCCTTACTCTTATGTTGTCCGCTTGGGTGGTAGTGTTTGTCTTGATGACGGTTTTATGGTGGTTTGGAAAGAGGGCGAATAATTACGCCGTTGTAGACGTCGGATGGGGACTTTGTATATCCACAGCCGCGATCGTTTATTTCTGGTTAGGCGACGGGTTCCCTCTGAGAACCGCTCAGATCACAGTGATCGTTGCGTTTTGGGGTTGGAGACTTTCTTTGTTTATTTTAGTGACTCGAGTATTTTCCGGGCACGAGGACCCGCGTTATACGGCCTTTCGAACTGAATACGGAGATCAAGTTGATAGAAAGTTTTTTACAAACATATTTCAGTTTCAGGGTATTCTCGCCGTGCTTTTGAGTCTTCCTTTTGTATTTCCGAATATCAACGAAAACCCAAATACGAATTATTTCGAAATTTTCGGAATAGCCCTCTTTATCTTTTCGGTGTTAGGCGAGGCTTGGGCCGACTTCCAGCTAAACGAATTTAAGAAGAATGCTGAGAATAAGGGTAAGGTTTGCGATGTAGGATTGTGGAGATATTCGAGACACCCGAATTATTTCTTTGAATGGTTGATCTGGGTGGGCTTTGGGTTATTCTCTCTGGGTTCTCCATTCGGGTGGATTGGTTTGATTTCACCGATCGTAATGTTTATTCTTCTCACAAAAGTGACAGGGGTTCCTTTGAATGAAGTGGGTCAACTGAAGTCCAAGGGTGATTTGTATAAAGAATATAGCAGAAAGACGAACGCATTCTTTCCTTGGTTTCCAAAGGCTTAG
- a CDS encoding DUF1365 domain-containing protein — MNSCIFQAKVMHDRRFPRKNRFRYGIFTFALDLDELPELDHKLRFFGVDRRSLFRFSTGDHLNFGKENTKENILEYLKQNGVSEKIKKAILITNVRVLGYVFNPVSFYYFYGENDEPLCAVAEVGNTFGEQKPFFLGKETWKDGAFRLKTGKLFYVSPFVGLKSEFEFTLKPSSENINIRIDALEEDQTVMVTTYTGTKLELSDMNLLRMFFRYPLVTVKVIVLIHWQALRLCLKGLPFIKKEENIDLQKGVHLGKNH; from the coding sequence TTGAATTCCTGTATCTTTCAGGCGAAGGTCATGCACGATCGAAGATTTCCACGGAAGAATCGTTTTCGTTACGGGATTTTTACGTTTGCATTGGACCTGGACGAGTTGCCCGAGCTGGATCACAAACTACGATTTTTCGGAGTGGATCGCAGGTCGCTCTTTCGATTTTCCACCGGAGATCATCTTAACTTCGGTAAAGAAAACACAAAGGAAAACATATTAGAATATTTGAAACAAAACGGAGTTTCTGAAAAAATTAAGAAAGCTATCTTGATTACGAACGTTCGAGTTTTGGGTTATGTTTTCAATCCTGTTTCGTTTTATTATTTTTACGGCGAGAATGACGAACCTCTCTGTGCGGTCGCGGAAGTGGGAAACACCTTTGGAGAACAAAAACCCTTCTTCTTAGGAAAAGAAACTTGGAAAGACGGAGCCTTCCGATTAAAGACCGGCAAATTATTTTATGTTTCTCCCTTTGTAGGATTAAAATCCGAGTTTGAATTTACTTTGAAACCTTCGAGCGAAAATATTAATATTCGCATAGACGCACTGGAAGAAGACCAGACCGTCATGGTCACTACATACACAGGAACCAAATTAGAACTTTCTGATATGAATTTATTAAGAATGTTTTTCCGTTATCCATTGGTAACAGTCAAAGTAATTGTTCTGATTCACTGGCAAGCATTGAGATTGTGTCTTAAGGGCCTGCCTTTTATTAAAAAAGAAGAAAATATAGATCTGCAAAAAGGAGTTCATCTTGGAAAGAACCACTGA
- a CDS encoding DUF2062 domain-containing protein, whose amino-acid sequence MKETHSHQPKKSVFHFLRHFAPKNVLEIIKRELKSGITPEKITLSIVVGAGFGVFPLIGTTMTICGILGVLLRLNPVTIQLANYLVYPLQILLIFPFLKTGSDVLGIPLNLKWAENISVDNVPEIAKGIFDVAGFAVLGWLIWAPAISILLYFLLLPFVRRAGRLFDSKKKEK is encoded by the coding sequence GTGAAAGAAACACATTCTCACCAACCCAAAAAATCGGTTTTTCATTTTCTAAGACACTTTGCGCCGAAGAATGTTTTGGAAATTATCAAGAGGGAACTCAAATCCGGAATCACACCGGAGAAGATAACCTTGAGTATCGTAGTCGGCGCGGGATTCGGAGTTTTCCCTTTGATTGGAACGACGATGACGATCTGCGGAATTTTAGGAGTTCTTCTTCGATTGAATCCGGTAACGATTCAATTGGCGAATTACCTCGTTTATCCTTTGCAGATTCTCTTGATCTTCCCGTTTTTAAAAACCGGTTCCGATGTTTTGGGAATACCTCTGAATCTTAAATGGGCTGAAAATATTTCCGTAGATAATGTTCCGGAAATCGCGAAAGGAATTTTTGACGTTGCCGGATTTGCGGTTCTCGGTTGGTTGATTTGGGCGCCGGCGATTTCGATTCTTCTCTATTTTCTTCTTTTACCCTTTGTGAGAAGAGCGGGACGTTTATTCGATTCGAAGAAGAAAGAAAAATAA
- a CDS encoding SAM-dependent methyltransferase — translation MKWIYDLMEKDIFPHWLIRFRIRQLLKQRLKDEDKGSLEKNQKHLMEYVNSLKKSPIAIHTGAANEQHYEVPSEFFKLVMGKHMKYSSGFWETENTSFDESERKMLEITCERAQIENGMSVLDLGCGWGSLSLYMAEKFPKSSITGVSNSKSQKKFIDGEAKKRGLKNLTILTADMNEFKIAKKFDRLVSVEMLEHMKNYERLFEKFSGFLKPKGLFFVHIFTHHKFAYAFDVIDDTDWMSKYFFTGGQMPSHDLFLYFQKDFQIQNQWVVNGSHYAKTSEAWLNGMVQNKDQVRKILSETYGADQAIKWFVYWKVFFMACAELWKFRNGEEWIVSHYLFSKR, via the coding sequence ATGAAATGGATTTACGATCTAATGGAAAAAGATATTTTTCCGCATTGGCTGATTCGGTTTCGAATCCGTCAATTGTTGAAACAACGTTTGAAAGATGAAGACAAGGGTTCTCTTGAAAAAAATCAGAAACATCTGATGGAATACGTGAACTCGTTGAAAAAATCTCCGATCGCGATTCATACGGGTGCGGCGAACGAACAACACTACGAAGTTCCTTCCGAGTTTTTCAAACTCGTGATGGGAAAACACATGAAATACAGTTCGGGCTTTTGGGAAACAGAGAATACTTCATTTGACGAATCCGAAAGGAAAATGCTCGAAATCACTTGCGAAAGAGCTCAAATTGAAAATGGGATGAGCGTCCTGGATCTCGGATGCGGCTGGGGATCCTTATCTCTTTATATGGCGGAGAAGTTTCCTAAGTCTTCGATTACGGGTGTTTCCAATTCTAAGAGTCAGAAAAAGTTTATCGATGGAGAAGCCAAAAAAAGGGGACTCAAAAATCTTACGATTCTTACTGCGGATATGAACGAGTTTAAGATCGCAAAAAAATTCGATCGTCTTGTCTCGGTGGAGATGCTGGAGCACATGAAGAACTATGAAAGGCTTTTCGAAAAATTTTCCGGATTCTTAAAACCGAAGGGGCTTTTCTTCGTGCATATCTTTACGCATCATAAATTTGCTTATGCGTTTGACGTTATAGACGATACGGATTGGATGTCCAAATATTTCTTTACCGGCGGGCAAATGCCTTCTCACGATTTATTTTTGTATTTCCAGAAAGACTTTCAAATTCAGAATCAATGGGTGGTCAATGGAAGCCACTATGCAAAAACTTCCGAAGCTTGGTTGAATGGAATGGTTCAAAATAAGGATCAAGTAAGGAAAATTCTTTCCGAAACCTATGGAGCTGATCAAGCCATAAAATGGTTCGTCTATTGGAAGGTGTTTTTTATGGCCTGCGCTGAACTCTGGAAGTTTCGAAACGGAGAAGAATGGATCGTTTCTCACTACCTATTTTCAAAACGTTAG
- a CDS encoding YqaA family protein: MESEFWEMLKNLIPLYGGPGLAIVSFAAATILPFSSEAALVIAIASGLPLKEAIVWASLGNCSACAMNYFLGTWFRSGVETKIEESKLYSYIALKMQTWGYFILALSFLPVVGDPITILSGFFRQRLSFFIPIVFMLRIVRYIVLAYGFVNI; encoded by the coding sequence ATGGAATCTGAATTTTGGGAAATGCTAAAGAATCTAATTCCTCTCTATGGAGGACCAGGTCTTGCCATTGTTTCTTTCGCAGCGGCGACGATTCTTCCTTTCAGTTCGGAAGCTGCTCTTGTGATTGCGATCGCTTCGGGGCTTCCGTTGAAAGAAGCGATTGTATGGGCCTCGCTCGGAAATTGTTCCGCCTGCGCTATGAACTACTTTTTAGGAACCTGGTTTCGGTCCGGAGTGGAAACCAAGATAGAAGAATCAAAACTCTATTCTTACATTGCTCTTAAGATGCAGACCTGGGGATATTTTATTTTAGCGCTTTCTTTTCTTCCAGTTGTTGGAGACCCGATTACAATTCTTTCCGGCTTTTTTAGACAACGCCTGTCTTTCTTTATTCCAATTGTGTTTATGCTTCGTATCGTTCGTTACATCGTTCTTGCCTATGGCTTTGTGAACATTTGA
- a CDS encoding NAD(P)/FAD-dependent oxidoreductase, producing the protein MKKNLKKKTGSSVSKKKISGKKISAQTKTKKKKESLAIIGTGIAGMGCAHFLQKEYDLTIFEKGSYIGGHTNTVDVDEDGTQIPIDTGFIVFNHVTYPNLKRLFEELNVPTKKSSMSFSVQHVPEGLEFCGSGINGLFAQRKNFFNLKFLRLLYNINRFNKDAPKILENSKYMDYTLDEYIVKEGYHRDLLDYYLVPMSSAVWSTPDDLMLQFPIYGLVRFFLNHGFMGLDTQHQWYTVHGGSREYVKRLTAPIQDRFQLNAEVSSVENVGKKVRVTLKNGKSNLFDKVILATHGNISLKLLKSPTPLQKELLKEFKYQKNIATLHTDDRSMPKTKLSWSSWNYRIEKVNGKMRPYTVYWMNSLQGVSKKKNYYVSINDPGTVDRRKIIQEIEYEHPLFSVGSLNAQARLSELNREGNVFFCGSYFRNGFHEDAFWSARELSETLLGKRVWN; encoded by the coding sequence TTGAAAAAGAATTTGAAAAAGAAAACCGGCAGCTCGGTTTCTAAAAAGAAAATTTCTGGGAAAAAAATTTCTGCCCAGACCAAAACGAAAAAGAAGAAAGAATCCCTAGCAATTATCGGAACCGGAATTGCGGGAATGGGTTGTGCTCATTTTTTACAAAAAGAATACGACCTTACAATCTTTGAAAAAGGATCCTATATCGGCGGCCATACGAATACGGTCGACGTGGATGAGGACGGGACGCAGATCCCGATCGATACAGGGTTTATCGTATTCAATCATGTTACGTATCCGAATCTCAAGCGACTCTTTGAAGAATTAAACGTTCCAACAAAAAAATCTTCCATGTCCTTTAGCGTACAACACGTTCCTGAAGGATTGGAGTTTTGCGGTTCCGGCATCAACGGACTCTTTGCGCAGAGAAAGAATTTTTTTAACTTAAAATTTCTGAGACTTTTGTACAACATCAATCGTTTCAACAAAGATGCTCCGAAGATTTTAGAAAACTCAAAGTATATGGATTATACGTTGGATGAGTATATTGTCAAAGAAGGATATCACCGAGACCTTTTGGATTATTATCTTGTTCCTATGAGCTCTGCTGTCTGGTCCACTCCGGATGATCTGATGCTTCAATTTCCGATTTATGGGTTAGTTCGTTTTTTTCTAAATCACGGTTTTATGGGGTTGGATACACAACACCAATGGTACACGGTTCACGGGGGATCGAGAGAATACGTAAAACGTTTAACGGCGCCGATCCAAGATCGCTTTCAATTGAATGCGGAAGTCAGTTCCGTCGAAAACGTCGGTAAGAAGGTCCGAGTTACTTTAAAAAACGGAAAGTCGAATCTTTTCGACAAGGTGATTCTCGCGACCCATGGGAATATATCCCTCAAACTTTTGAAAAGCCCGACTCCATTGCAAAAAGAACTGCTCAAAGAGTTCAAATATCAGAAGAATATCGCGACCTTGCATACGGACGATAGATCGATGCCGAAAACAAAACTTTCCTGGTCTTCATGGAATTATCGCATTGAGAAGGTGAACGGAAAGATGAGGCCTTATACGGTTTATTGGATGAATTCCTTGCAGGGAGTGTCGAAAAAGAAAAACTATTACGTTTCGATCAACGATCCGGGAACCGTAGATCGAAGGAAAATCATTCAGGAAATTGAATATGAACATCCTCTATTTAGCGTAGGATCTTTGAACGCGCAAGCTCGTTTATCCGAACTGAATCGCGAAGGAAACGTTTTTTTCTGCGGGAGCTACTTTAGAAATGGATTTCACGAGGACGCATTCTGGTCCGCAAGAGAACTGAGTGAAACCTTGCTTGGTAAAAGGGTTTGGAATTGA
- a CDS encoding SAM-dependent methyltransferase — MERTTESNLKFQDSEITITAAESKSFGFYKNLFFKALSPMQKGSIRLVLPNGEKAYLGNPESEDPPEFHKGIIHIHNPIFYKKTVLNGDLGFSESYMDGDWDTDDIRAVISWFIYNVENSPSVSGSKNRFAHLSLMNLGSRLLHLFRKNSIRGSKKNIVEHYDLGNDFYNKFLDSTMTYSCAYFRTMDETLEKAQLAKLEILCKKLQLKPNDHLLEIGTGWAGLSTYAAKNYGCKVTTYTISEEQYRYATEKIKAEGLSDQIKVRKDDYRKVQGSYDKMVTVEMLEAVGHEYFEEFFAMCNRVLKKDGIMVHQIITSPDARYESFRKGVDFIQKHIFPGSLLPSVARINRAINKTGDFHLYSLEDIGAKYDHTLMTWLKGFDSNIALIRDMGFNESFIRKWRYYFSYCAAAFSMKNISVVQVVYTRPNNLTL, encoded by the coding sequence TTGGAAAGAACCACTGAGTCCAATTTAAAATTTCAGGATTCGGAAATAACCATCACCGCGGCCGAATCCAAGTCGTTCGGATTTTATAAGAATCTTTTTTTTAAGGCCCTGTCGCCGATGCAAAAAGGTTCGATTCGTTTGGTGTTACCCAACGGAGAAAAGGCGTATCTCGGAAATCCGGAAAGCGAAGATCCTCCGGAATTTCATAAGGGAATCATTCACATTCACAATCCGATCTTTTATAAAAAGACGGTTTTGAACGGAGATCTCGGTTTTTCCGAATCCTATATGGACGGAGATTGGGATACGGATGATATCAGGGCCGTTATCTCGTGGTTTATCTATAACGTAGAAAATTCTCCTTCCGTGAGCGGAAGTAAAAATCGGTTTGCACACTTGAGCTTGATGAATCTCGGAAGCAGGCTCTTACATCTTTTTAGAAAGAATTCGATTCGAGGAAGTAAAAAGAACATCGTAGAACACTATGATCTCGGCAACGACTTCTACAATAAATTCTTAGACTCGACGATGACCTATTCTTGTGCTTACTTCCGGACAATGGATGAAACTCTGGAAAAGGCTCAACTCGCAAAACTGGAGATTCTCTGCAAAAAACTTCAACTAAAACCCAACGATCATCTTTTGGAGATCGGAACGGGATGGGCCGGCTTGTCCACATATGCCGCGAAGAACTACGGATGTAAGGTGACGACGTATACGATTTCCGAAGAACAATATCGTTATGCGACTGAGAAAATCAAGGCGGAAGGTTTATCCGATCAAATCAAAGTGAGAAAGGACGACTATCGAAAGGTTCAAGGTTCTTACGATAAAATGGTAACGGTCGAGATGTTGGAAGCGGTAGGGCACGAATACTTCGAAGAATTCTTTGCGATGTGCAATCGTGTTCTAAAAAAAGACGGGATCATGGTGCATCAGATCATTACGAGTCCCGACGCAAGATACGAATCCTTTCGTAAGGGAGTCGACTTTATTCAGAAGCATATCTTTCCCGGATCACTTCTGCCTTCCGTCGCGAGAATCAATCGTGCGATCAATAAAACCGGCGATTTCCATCTTTATTCTTTGGAAGATATCGGAGCCAAATATGATCATACGCTGATGACTTGGCTGAAAGGATTTGATTCCAATATCGCTCTGATTCGAGATATGGGATTTAACGAATCCTTTATTCGGAAATGGAGATATTATTTTTCATACTGTGCGGCCGCGTTCTCTATGAAAAACATCAGTGTGGTTCAAGTCGTTTATACAAGACCGAATAATCTCACTCTTTGA